The following is a genomic window from bacterium.
TCCGCGGCGCGTATCCTCGTGAACCACCAGCGCCCGGTGGGTCTTTCGAACCGAGGAGCGTACCGTCTCGACGTCGAGCGGCGATAGCGTTCTCAGATCCACCACCTCCACGTCGCAACCTTCGTCGGCGAGCTCCGCTGCCGCGGCCAGAGACGTCCAGACCATGGCACCGTAAGTGAGTATGGTGAGGTCGCTTCCGCTTCTGCGCACGGCGGCCGTGCCGATCAGGACTTCGTGCTCACTGCCCAGCGGCACATCCTCCCGCAGATCGGTGCGGAAGAAGCCGTAGAGCCCCTTGGCTTCGAGGAAGATCACCGGGTTCTCGTCTCGAATGGCCGCAATCATCAGCCCTTTGGCGTCACTGGGGGTTGAGGGGGCCACGATCTTCCAACCGGGCGTGCGCACGAACCACATTTCCGGGCACTGGCTGTGAAACGGCCCGCCGCCGAGCAGCATGTTCATGGTCCCGGTCGCTCCGCCGTAAGGCAGTCGCAGGACCAGCGGCACGGGCCGGCCCCAGCGCCAGTAGAGCTTGGCGGCGTTGTTGACCAGAGAGTTGAAGCCCGGCGCCAGGAAGTCGGCGAACTGCATCTCCACAACCGGCCGCATTCCGGCCAGCGCGGCGCCGACCCCGCACCCGACGATCGCCGACTCGGCCAGAGGTGTGTTGACGCAGCGATCCCTGCCGAAGCGCTTGGCCAGACCTCGAGTGACACCGAAGGCACCGCCGTAGCGCCCGCCGACGTCCTCTCCAAGAACGCAGACGCCGTCGTCCTCTTCCATCATCTCGATCAGGGCCTGGCGAACGGCCTCGTCATACGCCATCCTCTTGGTCGCGGCCGGTTCGCTCGGCTTCGGAATCGGCAGGCTCCGCGGTGCGTAGGTTCGATTCCGGTAGTCCTCGGGGCGAGGCCATTCGGCGGCGGCAGCCTGCTCGGCGGCGTCCCCGAGTTGGGCCGTGATCTCGCGCCGCATGGCCTCCAGCTCGCCCTCCGTCAGCACACCTTCCGCAAGCAGGCCCGAGGTATAGGTCTCGATGGGGTCGTGTTTCTCCCAGGCGACGCGCTCCTCGGCGTACTCGTACCCTCCCACCTTGGCCTCTTCAATGCCGTGGAAGCGATCATCGTCGTGGTGGGCGTGCCCGCTCCTGCGATACGACACCAGCTCGACCAGCGTCGGACCGTCGCCCGAGCGAGCGCGCTCGACCGCCCAGCCGACGCCGGCCGCCACCTCCTCGGGATCGTTGCCGTAGAGCGTGACGCCTGGAATGCCGTAGCCGGCCGCGCGCAGCGCGAATCGATCGGCGGCGCTCTGCTCACTGACATGAGTCCCCAGAGCCCACTGGTTGTTCTCGACCACGAAAACCATCCCCAGCCTGCGCACGGCGGCGAAGTTGACCGCCTCGTGCCACTCGCCCAGACTCGCGCCGCCGTCGCCGATAAAACCGACGCAAACCCGATCCTCGCCGCGCGCTTTGATCGCGTGGGCGATTCCCACCAGGGTCTGCACCGCGATCGCCAGCGGCGCCGCCGGAGGCAGCACCCCCTCGTCGAAGTCACCCACGTGGAGATCCCTGCCACCCACCGGAGTCCCGCGCTTGCCATACTGGACGAGAATCGGATGCAAGGGCTCCGGGTTGAACATCATGCGCGCGCCCAGGTCCCGGATCAAAGGACTGATGTAGTCACCCCGGTATGAACCGCCTCGACCGTACTCGGGCGGTCGTCGTAATTTCAAAGCGGCGCCAACGATCGCTTCCTGTCCGGTCGCCCGGAAGCCCTTCTGGGGCGACGGAAACTCCTTCCAGGCGATCTCTTTCCGGTCGAAGGCCTGCTTCAGAAAGTCGTCCGTGGCTCTCGTGAGCAGCATCGCTCTGAGCATCTCCCGCTTCTCTTCGGAGGAGATCGACGCTCGAATCCTCCGGCGCGCGAAGAAGCCCCGCACCAAAACCTCCAGGGCCTGCTTGTTCCTGGCCACCGCCCGCCGGTGGCTGACCATCGGGTACAAGCGGGCCTCGGTGAAGTCCGGACCGGTCTGATAGCGCGCTTCGATCCTGGCAAGAAGGGCTTCCTCGAGCTCCGACTCGCTGTGCACCCGGGGCGGCAGATCTCGAATCAGGAAAGGCGCTTCGAGACTCAGAAAGCCGTGCAGTTCCAGGAGCAGATCCCGGGGCAGTGACGCTGAGGGTTGCCTGCTCTCGGACATTCGCGCGACGAGTATACCGACGCCCCGGCGGCCCGCTAAGGCACCAACCGCCGCTCGATTCTGGATCCCAGCCGGGTCAGGATCTCGTATGGAATCGTCCCCGCCAGCCGCGCGAGGTGCTCGACCGAATTGCCGGCCTCGGCGTTCGCGGCAATGATCTCGACTTCGTCGTCGACGCTTGCCTCCGGGAGGTCGGTGAGATCCACGATGGTCTGGTCCATGGCGACCGTGCCTCGGACCGGAACTTCGACGCCTCGCACGCGCATGGTCGCCCTGTTCCCCAGCGATCGCAGGTACCCGTCGGCATAACCGATCGGCACCAGGCCGATCCGGCCCCGACGCTCGAAGCGGTAGGTCATGCCGTAGCCGCAGCCCTCGCCCTTCTCCACCGACTTGATCTGCATGAGATGGCTCTTGAGCGCCAGCGCCGGACGCAGATCGTGGCGCTCGCCCAGGTGCTCGGCGGGCTGGCATCCATAGACCGCCAGGCCCGGGCGGATCCGGTCGAGATGGCTCGAGCCCAGCTCCAGCGCGGCCGCCGAGTTCGCGGCGTGAAGAGCCACCTCAGCCCCCAACCCCGCCGATGCAACCCAGCGCGAGAAGCGCTCCAGCTGGAGGCGCGCGAACTCCGGATTCGGATCCTCGGCGGTCGCGAAATGCGTATAGACCCCGGCCAGCCGCAGCCTATCCAGAGATCGGATGCGCTCGAGGAGGTCACTCGCCTCACCCAGCGGGGCTCCTCCCCGGTGCATGCCGGTGTCGATCTTGAGGTGAACGAGCGCCGTTCCCGCGGATGCCTCCGACGCCCGCTCCGCCCGCGAGATCTCGTCCTCCGAGGCCACGGTGAGCTCGACTCGTTCCCGAATGAGTCGCGACAGAACCTCCACCGGTTTGTCGGCCGGAGAGATCGCGGCGACCGGAAACAGAATCAGCAGCGGCCCCCTGTAGCCCCAAGCTCTGAGCTCGAGCGCTTCGCGGAAGTTGGAGACGCAGAGGCCGTCCGAGCCGGCGCCCAAGACCGGCCAGAGCTGCTCCAGACCGAGCCCGTAGGCATTGGCCTTGACCACCGGCCAGATCTCACAACCTTCGGAAACCAGCCCGCGAAGATAGCTCAGGTTGTGCTCGATGGCACCGACCGAGATCTCGCCGATCAGGTGGCGCTCGTGGGCGGCATCAACGACCATGGCACGCCATGATAGACGACCCCGGGCACGGGCACGTCTCGAGTTGCGGCCTTCGGACGCTGGCGAGACCGGGCTAGGCCGGAGCCGTCTCGCCCTCGGCTGGCGTGGCGGCCTGCGAAGTCGAGGGCACCGGTCCCGCCGAGCTTCTCCAGATCCGGCCCAGCCACTCCGCCAGGGCTTCCATCAGAATGTTGGCGTAGGGCAAGACCAGGAGCGTCAATACCACCGAAGACAAAAGACCGCCCATAACGGTCCGGGCGAGCGGATAGTAGAACAGGCCGCTGGTGGCCGGCCCGCGCACCGCGAGCGGCACCAGTCCGATAATGGTCGTCGCCGCGGTCATCAGAATCGGTCGCAGCCGCTCGCGTCCGGCCAGAACGATCGCCTCGTCCCGCGCCAGACCGCCCTGGCGGAGCTGGTTGACATGGTCCAGTAGCACGATGCCGTTGTTGACCACGATGCCCATCAGAATCAGACAACCGATCTGGCCCATGAGATTGAAACTGGTGCCAGTGACCGCCAGCATCCAGGCGATCCCCGGGACCGCAAAGGGAATCGAAAACAGAATCGCGAAGGGCTGGGCCAGCGACTCGAACAGCGAAGCCATCACCAGGTAGACCAGGGCCAGCGCGAGCAAGAAATTCACTCCCATCTGGGCGTTCTGGTCCTGTTGCTCGATGATGCGATCGTTCCAGCCCCAGGAGTAGCCCGGTGGCAGGTCGAACGCGTCCATCAGGCCGGCAATCTCCTCCTGGGTGTCCTTCCACTCTTCGCCCTCGTAGGTGCCTCGAACGGCGACTCGGACTTTTCGGTTCTCGCGCTCGATCGTTCGAGCGCGCGGTACGATCTCGAAGATCGCGACGTCAGCGAGCATGACCGGAGCCCGGTCCGGTCCGCCGCCGATCTGAAGCTGCTTGAGATCGGCCAGGTTCTCCCGATCCTCGATCCGGAGCGCCAACCAGGTATCGACCTCGCGCTCGCCGGCGTTGAACCGCGGCAGACGCATGGCTCCGAGGGTGAACGAGAAAATGTCCGCCATGTCCTGGGCGTCGAGGCCGTTTCGAGCCGCCTTTTCCCGATCGATCTTCACTCGGACCTCCTGCTGGGAGTCCCGGAAGGAGGTGCGCAGATCCTGGATGCCCGCTAGGGTCTCGATCCGGCGCGCGGCCTCGTTGGCGTAGTCCTCGAGCACCGAGCTGTCCTGGCCGAAAAACTTGACCGCGAAAAAGGTGTTGGAGCCACCGGTGTCGGC
Proteins encoded in this region:
- the alr gene encoding alanine racemase; translation: MVVDAAHERHLIGEISVGAIEHNLSYLRGLVSEGCEIWPVVKANAYGLGLEQLWPVLGAGSDGLCVSNFREALELRAWGYRGPLLILFPVAAISPADKPVEVLSRLIRERVELTVASEDEISRAERASEASAGTALVHLKIDTGMHRGGAPLGEASDLLERIRSLDRLRLAGVYTHFATAEDPNPEFARLQLERFSRWVASAGLGAEVALHAANSAAALELGSSHLDRIRPGLAVYGCQPAEHLGERHDLRPALALKSHLMQIKSVEKGEGCGYGMTYRFERRGRIGLVPIGYADGYLRSLGNRATMRVRGVEVPVRGTVAMDQTIVDLTDLPEASVDDEVEIIAANAEAGNSVEHLARLAGTIPYEILTRLGSRIERRLVP